The following are encoded in a window of Haloarcula laminariae genomic DNA:
- a CDS encoding glutaredoxin family protein: MSDVSVTVYTRENCHLCEQAVDTVERVAAEEGVAVDMELVDVDTDERLREEYGERVPYVLLDGSPAFKYRVDEARLRRKLTE; encoded by the coding sequence ATGAGCGACGTTTCGGTCACGGTCTACACGCGCGAGAACTGCCACCTCTGTGAGCAGGCTGTCGACACCGTCGAACGGGTCGCAGCGGAGGAAGGCGTCGCGGTCGATATGGAACTGGTCGACGTGGACACCGACGAGCGGCTCCGCGAGGAGTACGGCGAGCGGGTCCCCTACGTCCTGCTGGACGGCTCGCCGGCGTTCAAGTACCGGGTCGACGAGGCGCGGCTGCGCCGGAAGCTGACCGAGTGA
- a CDS encoding oxidoreductase, with amino-acid sequence MSGWTADEMPPMEGKTVVVTGANSGLGYEGTKAFADAGATVVMACRSEERGEAAATDIRRTVRDGHLEVRVCDLADLDSVEAFAEGLRAETDGIDVLCNNAGVMAIPRQETADGFEMQLGVNHLGHFALTGRLLPLLRASEGESRVVTQSSQAHTSGEMDFSDLQSERNYGKWSAYGRSKLSNLLFAYELQRRLDDHDESVVSVACHPGYADTELQFRGPREMGSSVRMGLMKVANALLGQSAERGALPMLYAATSGEVMGGEYVGPGGLMGMRGYPEFQSSNAASRDEADAERLWTVSEELTGVEYEFE; translated from the coding sequence ATGTCAGGCTGGACGGCCGACGAGATGCCGCCGATGGAGGGAAAGACGGTGGTCGTCACCGGCGCCAACAGCGGGCTGGGCTACGAGGGAACCAAGGCCTTCGCTGACGCCGGTGCGACAGTCGTGATGGCCTGCCGGAGCGAGGAGCGCGGCGAGGCGGCCGCCACGGACATCCGACGGACCGTCAGGGACGGACACCTGGAGGTCCGGGTCTGTGACCTCGCGGACCTCGACAGCGTCGAGGCGTTCGCCGAGGGGCTCCGTGCGGAGACGGACGGTATCGACGTGCTCTGTAACAACGCCGGCGTGATGGCCATCCCCCGACAGGAGACGGCCGACGGCTTCGAGATGCAACTCGGCGTGAACCACCTCGGTCACTTCGCCTTGACCGGCCGCCTGCTCCCCCTGCTTCGGGCGAGCGAGGGCGAGAGCCGCGTCGTCACCCAGTCCTCGCAGGCTCACACCAGCGGCGAGATGGACTTCTCGGACCTGCAGTCCGAACGGAACTACGGCAAGTGGTCGGCCTACGGCCGCTCGAAGCTGTCGAACCTCCTCTTTGCGTACGAGCTCCAGCGCCGACTCGACGACCACGACGAGAGCGTCGTCAGCGTGGCCTGTCACCCCGGCTACGCCGACACGGAGCTGCAGTTCCGCGGCCCGCGGGAGATGGGGTCGAGCGTGCGGATGGGGCTGATGAAAGTCGCGAACGCCCTGTTGGGCCAGTCGGCCGAACGCGGGGCCCTGCCGATGCTGTACGCCGCCACCAGCGGCGAGGTGATGGGCGGCGAGTACGTCGGTCCCGGCGGCCTCATGGGGATGCGGGGCTACCCCGAGTTCCAGAGCTCGAACGCCGCCTCGCGGGACGAAGCCGACGCCGAGCGGCTCTGGACTGTCTCCGAGGAGCTGACCGGGGTCGAATACGAGTTCGAGTAA
- a CDS encoding CNNM domain-containing protein: MQPVEIAVRLLAGVALILANGFFVAIEFGLTRARQFTESEFVGNGHPALERAWEMTDDLEIYLTSCQVGITASSIAVGIVAEPALAALFEPAVAGSRLAGIGLGATIAFVIINLVHLTHGEQTPTYLGVERSRFVCRYGATPLYYFAKLISPLITVGDSIAKWTLGLFGIEMSGAWLETEADVVESRADLRNKLGSVLEAGDLTEERREEVLAALHAGDQQVRDVMVHAADVVALSPNDSDAENARKVAETPHTRYPLIGADGDDLLGTVYVPELLRAATETAGEGDLLSGVDLEVVAAPQMTIPAETNVSDAIDRFQAESQELAVVLDDGEVVGLLTVTDALEAVVGDIRDPMDERAGVA; this comes from the coding sequence ATGCAACCGGTCGAGATAGCGGTGCGGCTGCTGGCCGGTGTCGCGCTCATCCTCGCCAACGGCTTCTTCGTCGCCATCGAGTTCGGGCTGACCCGGGCGCGCCAGTTCACCGAGTCGGAGTTCGTCGGCAATGGGCATCCGGCCCTGGAGCGGGCCTGGGAGATGACCGACGACCTCGAAATCTATCTGACGAGCTGCCAGGTCGGCATCACGGCCTCCTCCATCGCCGTCGGTATCGTCGCCGAACCGGCGCTCGCGGCGCTGTTCGAGCCGGCCGTCGCGGGGTCGCGACTGGCCGGCATCGGTCTGGGGGCCACAATCGCCTTCGTCATCATCAACCTCGTCCACCTCACCCACGGCGAGCAGACGCCGACGTATCTGGGTGTCGAGCGCTCCCGGTTCGTCTGTCGGTACGGCGCGACGCCGCTGTACTACTTCGCGAAGCTCATCTCGCCGCTCATCACCGTCGGCGACAGCATCGCGAAGTGGACGCTGGGGCTGTTCGGCATCGAGATGTCCGGCGCGTGGCTTGAGACCGAAGCGGACGTCGTCGAGAGCCGCGCGGACCTCCGGAACAAGCTCGGTTCGGTGCTCGAAGCGGGGGACCTCACCGAGGAGCGCCGCGAGGAGGTGCTGGCGGCGCTCCACGCCGGCGACCAGCAGGTCCGTGACGTGATGGTCCACGCCGCCGACGTCGTCGCGCTCTCGCCGAACGACAGCGACGCCGAGAACGCCCGGAAGGTCGCCGAGACCCCTCACACCCGGTATCCGCTCATCGGTGCCGACGGCGACGACCTGCTCGGTACCGTCTACGTCCCCGAGCTGCTGCGGGCAGCGACGGAGACGGCGGGCGAGGGAGACCTGCTCTCCGGCGTCGACCTCGAAGTGGTCGCCGCCCCACAGATGACAATCCCGGCGGAGACGAACGTCAGCGACGCTATCGACCGGTTCCAGGCCGAGAGCCAGGAGCTCGCAGTCGTGCTGGACGACGGCGAGGTGGTCGGCCTGCTTACCGTCACCGACGCCCTGGAAGCGGTGGTCGGCGACATCCGGGACCCGATGGACGAACGGGCCGGCGTGGCGTAG
- a CDS encoding cupin domain-containing protein translates to MERTHLDFDRYFDVVMATDEAQAAEMTVEPGRSVGGPENYHTESDQWLFVVSGSGLATVDGEEKRIDAGDLLRIEAGERHGIENDGDEPLETVNFYTPPR, encoded by the coding sequence ATGGAGCGGACCCACCTCGATTTCGACCGCTACTTCGATGTCGTCATGGCGACCGACGAGGCACAGGCCGCGGAGATGACCGTCGAACCGGGGCGCAGTGTCGGCGGCCCCGAAAACTACCACACCGAGAGCGACCAGTGGCTGTTCGTCGTCTCGGGCAGCGGCCTCGCCACCGTCGACGGCGAGGAAAAGCGCATCGACGCGGGGGACCTCCTTCGCATCGAGGCCGGCGAGCGCCACGGTATCGAGAACGACGGCGACGAGCCCCTGGAGACGGTGAACTTCTACACGCCGCCCCGGTAG
- a CDS encoding ribbon-helix-helix protein, CopG family, translating into MDEAFLDLEEVDVELDEALLEAVDEKAFADHRDNRDAAVRDLLDEWLKQRDE; encoded by the coding sequence ATGGACGAAGCGTTCCTCGACCTCGAAGAAGTCGACGTCGAGCTGGACGAGGCGTTGCTGGAGGCCGTCGACGAGAAGGCCTTTGCGGACCACCGCGACAACCGCGACGCGGCGGTCCGTGACCTACTGGACGAGTGGCTGAAACAGCGGGACGAGTGA
- a CDS encoding MBL fold metallo-hydrolase, producing the protein MEVTFLGGADEIGRSAVLVDGSLLLDYGMASESPPQYPVGDVDPDAVVVSHGHLDHAGAVPALMSSGDLPPVHWTPPTRELATTLAEDTLKLHGSTPRCPFTDTDVRRLTQASETHGYDETFEAAGYEVTLYNAGHIPGSAHVLVDDGDTRLLYTGDFHTGDQRLVAPSTARPEADAVVCESTYSDVSHEARDAVEQRFAESVKQTVWEGGTVVVPAFAIGRTQEAMLVCAAHDIDCYVDGMGKRVTKQLKRHPEFLRDADALRGATSSARFVTGRDGQRKRIAEQNAVIITTSGMLNGGPAMTYVPAIRHHPTNKVALTGYQVEGTPGRQLLDTGSAELDGRVMPVSAQVELHEFSAHADRKGLFEFLEPYRDTPVLAVHGDRTAAFAEELRGDGYDARAPELGDTVTL; encoded by the coding sequence ATGGAGGTGACCTTCCTCGGCGGGGCCGACGAAATCGGGCGCAGCGCCGTCCTCGTCGACGGCTCGCTGTTGCTCGACTACGGCATGGCCAGCGAGTCCCCGCCGCAGTACCCGGTCGGCGACGTCGACCCCGACGCCGTCGTCGTCTCCCACGGCCACCTGGACCACGCCGGCGCGGTACCGGCGCTCATGTCCAGCGGCGACCTCCCGCCGGTCCACTGGACGCCACCGACCAGGGAGCTGGCGACGACGCTCGCCGAGGACACGCTGAAACTCCACGGCTCGACGCCGCGCTGTCCCTTCACCGACACTGATGTGCGCCGCCTGACACAGGCCTCGGAGACCCACGGCTACGACGAGACCTTCGAGGCCGCGGGGTACGAGGTGACCCTCTACAACGCCGGCCACATCCCCGGGAGCGCCCACGTGCTGGTGGACGACGGGGACACCAGACTCCTCTACACCGGCGACTTCCACACCGGCGACCAGCGCCTCGTCGCCCCCTCGACCGCCCGGCCCGAGGCCGACGCGGTCGTCTGCGAGTCGACGTATTCGGACGTGAGCCACGAGGCCCGCGACGCCGTCGAACAGCGGTTCGCCGAGAGCGTCAAGCAGACGGTCTGGGAGGGCGGCACCGTGGTGGTTCCGGCGTTCGCCATCGGCCGCACGCAGGAGGCGATGCTGGTCTGTGCGGCCCACGACATCGACTGCTACGTCGACGGAATGGGCAAGCGGGTGACCAAGCAACTGAAACGCCACCCCGAATTTCTCCGCGATGCGGACGCGCTCCGCGGGGCCACGTCCAGCGCCCGCTTCGTGACGGGGCGGGACGGCCAACGCAAGCGCATCGCCGAGCAAAACGCCGTCATCATCACCACCTCGGGGATGCTCAACGGTGGCCCGGCGATGACCTACGTCCCCGCTATCCGGCACCACCCGACCAACAAGGTCGCGCTGACCGGCTACCAGGTCGAGGGGACGCCCGGCCGACAGCTGCTCGACACCGGCAGCGCCGAACTCGACGGCCGCGTGATGCCCGTCAGCGCGCAGGTCGAACTCCACGAGTTCTCCGCACACGCCGACCGCAAGGGGCTGTTCGAGTTCCTGGAGCCCTACCGCGACACCCCCGTACTCGCCGTCCACGGCGACCGGACCGCCGCATTCGCCGAGGAGCTACGCGGCGATGGCTACGACGCCCGTGCGCCCGAACTCGGCGACACGGTCACGCTCTGA
- a CDS encoding PAS domain S-box protein: MTQGEPKSAYRQRVYEAFADRNRPFGEAVESALTAGSERLGVEIGFLTRIEDGTQYIEQSVGDHPALQSGQQCPLKDAYCRQTVEQDGLLSIQDARSSSAVSTATYEAFGLESYIGSKVLVNGATYGTVCFAHREMRPAPFSEAEELFVELVARLVGRAIERREYEREQAERRAQLQAEKRRFEGIAANSFDLLYRIDTDGELTYLSEAVERMLGYEPDELVGETFTTLLTDENADRALDAFDRLLGGETIQGMELTFTHCDGHVVAMEINATPITEGGAVTAVQGVARDITERRERESELRLRTRAMDAAEVPITMADATEPDNPIVYANGAFEAVTGYSRSAIVGSNCRVLQGPGTDPDGVAVLREGIEDKRPVTTQILNYRRDGTPFWNRVTVTPVEDETGTVTHYLGFQQDVTEQQRITRLVELLNRVLRHNLRNELTVIEGYTDFVDDPPEGLDVQDKIRQPLRRLVSLSERARELENIAKKARDPARLDPTELLSGVADRHREQFPAAIVEVGVDTDRDICAGTELGVALDELVTNAIAHDPADHTTVSLSARDDGDWLVVTVADDGPGIPPMEVAVVEAGQETPLEHGKGLGLWLVNWIVTQYGGSFQLSADDGTVATLRLPVVEADQSVEDAARRPTALLQ, from the coding sequence ATGACCCAAGGGGAGCCAAAGTCGGCCTACCGGCAGCGCGTCTACGAGGCCTTCGCCGACCGGAACCGACCGTTCGGGGAGGCCGTCGAGTCGGCGCTCACGGCCGGCTCGGAGCGCCTCGGCGTCGAAATCGGTTTTCTGACGCGAATCGAGGACGGGACACAGTACATCGAGCAATCGGTAGGTGACCACCCGGCTCTCCAGTCCGGCCAGCAGTGTCCGCTGAAGGACGCGTACTGCCGTCAGACAGTCGAACAGGACGGGCTGTTGAGCATTCAGGACGCTCGATCGTCCTCGGCGGTGTCGACGGCGACCTACGAGGCGTTCGGGCTGGAATCGTACATCGGGAGCAAGGTGCTGGTCAACGGGGCGACCTACGGGACGGTGTGTTTCGCCCACCGTGAGATGCGACCGGCCCCGTTCTCTGAGGCCGAAGAGCTGTTCGTCGAACTCGTCGCTCGCCTGGTCGGTCGCGCCATCGAGCGCCGGGAGTACGAGCGCGAACAGGCCGAGCGGAGGGCACAGCTCCAGGCCGAGAAACGACGGTTCGAGGGCATCGCGGCGAACAGCTTCGACCTCCTCTACCGCATCGACACCGACGGCGAACTGACCTATCTCTCCGAGGCCGTCGAGCGGATGCTGGGCTACGAGCCCGACGAACTCGTCGGTGAGACTTTCACGACGCTCCTCACCGACGAGAACGCCGACAGAGCGCTCGACGCCTTCGACCGCCTGCTCGGCGGCGAGACGATCCAGGGAATGGAACTCACGTTCACCCACTGCGACGGCCACGTGGTCGCGATGGAGATCAACGCCACGCCCATCACCGAGGGCGGCGCCGTCACGGCCGTCCAGGGCGTCGCTCGCGATATCACCGAGCGCAGGGAGCGCGAGTCGGAACTGCGCCTCCGAACGAGGGCGATGGACGCCGCGGAAGTACCCATCACGATGGCCGACGCCACGGAACCGGACAACCCCATCGTCTACGCCAACGGCGCCTTCGAGGCGGTCACCGGCTACAGCCGGTCGGCTATCGTCGGCTCCAACTGCCGGGTCCTCCAGGGGCCGGGAACAGACCCCGACGGCGTGGCCGTGCTCCGGGAGGGCATCGAGGACAAGCGGCCGGTGACGACACAGATTCTGAACTACCGCCGGGACGGGACGCCGTTCTGGAACCGCGTCACGGTGACGCCGGTCGAAGACGAGACGGGGACGGTGACTCACTACCTGGGCTTTCAGCAGGACGTCACCGAGCAACAGCGGATCACGCGGCTCGTCGAACTGCTGAACCGCGTTCTCCGGCACAACCTCCGCAACGAGCTGACCGTCATCGAGGGGTACACCGACTTCGTCGACGACCCGCCGGAGGGGCTGGACGTACAGGACAAGATACGCCAGCCGCTCCGGCGGCTGGTGTCGCTCAGCGAGCGGGCCCGAGAGCTTGAGAACATCGCGAAGAAGGCCCGGGACCCGGCGCGACTCGACCCGACCGAACTGCTCTCGGGGGTCGCCGACCGCCACCGCGAGCAGTTCCCGGCGGCGATAGTCGAAGTCGGCGTCGATACCGACCGCGATATCTGTGCCGGCACCGAGCTGGGGGTCGCCCTCGACGAGTTGGTGACCAACGCCATCGCCCACGACCCCGCCGACCACACCACGGTCTCGCTGTCCGCCCGCGACGACGGCGACTGGCTGGTCGTGACCGTCGCCGACGACGGCCCCGGCATCCCGCCGATGGAGGTCGCGGTCGTCGAGGCCGGTCAGGAGACGCCGCTGGAACACGGCAAGGGGCTCGGGCTGTGGCTCGTCAACTGGATCGTCACCCAGTACGGCGGCTCGTTCCAGCTCTCGGCCGACGACGGCACCGTGGCGACGCTCCGGCTGCCGGTCGTCGAGGCCGACCAATCCGTCGAGGACGCCGCCCGGCGACCGACGGCCCTGCTGCAGTAG
- a CDS encoding sulfurtransferase, translated as MTEYANDVLVSADWASEHLDDFQDDDSDLRLVEVDVDTEAYDEAHAPGAIGFNWETDLQDQTTRDILSKDEFETTMGEAGISEDDTVVLYGDNSNWFAAYTYWQFKYYGHDDVKLLDGGREYWVENDYETTDEVPDFSETTYTASGPRESIRAYRDDVENAVDKELPLVDVRSPEEYSGEILAPPGLQETAQRGGHIPGAENISWAAVTNDDGTFKSYDELEELYGEYGIDGDSTTVAYCRIGERSSVAWFALHELLGYDDTINYDGSWTEWGNLVGAPIEKGN; from the coding sequence ATGACTGAATACGCCAACGACGTGCTCGTCTCGGCCGACTGGGCCAGCGAGCACCTCGACGATTTCCAGGACGACGACTCCGACCTGCGGCTGGTCGAAGTCGACGTCGACACGGAAGCCTACGACGAGGCCCACGCGCCCGGGGCCATCGGCTTCAACTGGGAGACAGACCTGCAGGACCAGACCACTCGCGACATCCTCTCGAAGGACGAGTTCGAGACCACGATGGGCGAGGCCGGCATCAGCGAGGACGACACCGTCGTACTGTACGGTGACAACTCCAACTGGTTCGCCGCCTACACCTACTGGCAGTTCAAGTACTACGGCCACGACGACGTGAAGCTGCTGGACGGCGGCCGCGAGTACTGGGTCGAGAACGACTACGAGACGACCGACGAGGTCCCCGACTTCTCCGAGACCACCTACACGGCGTCCGGTCCGCGCGAGTCCATCCGCGCCTACCGCGACGACGTCGAGAACGCCGTCGACAAGGAGCTGCCGCTGGTCGACGTCCGCTCGCCCGAGGAGTACTCCGGCGAGATTCTCGCACCCCCCGGACTCCAGGAGACCGCCCAGCGCGGCGGCCACATCCCCGGCGCGGAGAACATCTCGTGGGCCGCCGTCACGAACGACGACGGCACCTTCAAGAGCTACGACGAGCTCGAGGAGCTCTACGGCGAGTACGGCATCGACGGCGACTCCACGACGGTCGCCTACTGCCGCATCGGCGAGCGCTCCTCCGTCGCCTGGTTCGCGCTCCACGAGCTGCTGGGCTACGACGACACCATCAACTACGACGGCTCCTGGACCGAGTGGGGCAACCTCGTCGGCGCCCCCATCGAGAAGGGCAACTGA
- a CDS encoding sulfurtransferase — protein MTDIVSADWVADNAEGLRVVDVRDGWEYDAMAHLPGAVSIPFDSFRTGSGDSEGMLPARGEWADLLSANGIGADSEVVAYDDHHGVFAARFLVTAELLGHDPAKLHLLDGDFSSWQLEHPTSNEAPEVASTDYSVEPPASTPLVDADRVAAVGGDPDAVLVDTRDEDEYAEGHIPGAVLLDWRDLVDDETRGLLPREEALAVLESAGIVPEKRVVLYCNTARRISHTYVVLRHLGFTDVEFYEGSLTEWEAQDRPLESG, from the coding sequence ATGACCGACATCGTCTCCGCCGACTGGGTGGCCGACAACGCCGAGGGGCTCCGCGTCGTCGACGTGCGCGACGGCTGGGAGTACGACGCGATGGCCCACCTGCCCGGGGCCGTCTCGATTCCGTTCGACAGCTTCCGCACCGGCTCGGGCGACAGCGAGGGGATGTTACCCGCCCGCGGCGAGTGGGCCGACCTGCTCTCGGCGAACGGCATCGGCGCCGACAGCGAGGTAGTCGCCTACGACGACCACCACGGCGTCTTCGCCGCCCGCTTTCTGGTGACCGCGGAGCTGCTGGGTCACGACCCCGCGAAGCTCCACCTGCTTGACGGCGACTTCTCCAGCTGGCAGCTCGAACACCCGACGAGCAACGAAGCGCCCGAGGTGGCCTCGACCGACTACAGCGTCGAGCCGCCCGCGTCGACGCCGCTGGTCGACGCCGACCGGGTGGCCGCCGTCGGGGGCGACCCCGACGCCGTCCTCGTCGACACCCGCGACGAGGACGAGTACGCCGAGGGCCACATCCCCGGGGCCGTCCTGCTGGACTGGCGCGACCTCGTCGACGACGAGACGCGCGGCCTGCTCCCCCGCGAGGAGGCCCTCGCCGTCCTCGAATCGGCCGGTATCGTCCCGGAGAAGCGCGTCGTCCTGTACTGTAACACGGCCCGGCGCATCAGCCACACCTACGTCGTCCTCCGGCACCTGGGCTTTACCGATGTCGAATTCTACGAGGGGAGCCTCACCGAGTGGGAAGCTCAGGACCGTCCCCTCGAATCCGGCTAG
- a CDS encoding AI-2E family transporter, with translation MTTRQRTYVLAGLLVLLVLLAMVLLSSVLATVFFAITVAYVLFPLSEWFVGRGLSKRIAAAVTTAIAFVAGSVVLVPLVFVVYRRRRDLFAFFQRLPDEITVTVTEFSYTVDIQSWLVTARDGVTALAVDLASESPILALKVVLFSILVYAMLWQPSAPGKVVYRTVPTPYHDVVKRFHRRLRSTLYAIYVLQAATAFGTFVMAWGLFALLGYNGAFALAVAAGVLQFVPVVGPSVVILAIAASEAVAGDAAGAAVVTVLGLTLVGFLPDAVIRPRLARYTTGMPASLYFVGFTGGVLSLGIIGFIAGPVVIALLVEATNLLSADRSAKQQLG, from the coding sequence GTGACAACTCGCCAGCGGACCTACGTCCTCGCGGGGTTGCTCGTCCTGCTGGTACTGCTCGCCATGGTGTTGCTGTCGAGCGTGCTGGCGACCGTCTTCTTCGCGATAACTGTCGCGTACGTGCTCTTCCCGCTCTCGGAGTGGTTCGTCGGCCGCGGGCTCTCGAAGCGCATCGCCGCCGCCGTGACGACGGCTATCGCCTTCGTCGCCGGGTCGGTGGTGCTGGTCCCGCTGGTCTTCGTCGTCTACCGGCGTCGGCGGGACCTCTTTGCCTTCTTCCAGCGCCTGCCCGACGAGATAACCGTCACCGTGACCGAGTTCAGCTACACCGTCGACATCCAGTCGTGGCTCGTGACCGCCCGTGACGGGGTCACGGCCCTGGCGGTCGACCTCGCGAGCGAGTCGCCGATTCTCGCCCTCAAGGTCGTACTGTTCTCGATTCTGGTCTACGCGATGCTCTGGCAGCCAAGCGCCCCGGGGAAAGTCGTCTACCGGACCGTCCCGACGCCGTATCACGACGTCGTCAAGCGGTTCCACAGGCGCCTGCGGTCGACGCTGTACGCCATCTACGTCCTGCAGGCGGCGACGGCGTTTGGCACCTTCGTGATGGCCTGGGGGCTGTTTGCCCTGCTCGGGTACAACGGCGCGTTCGCGCTGGCGGTCGCCGCGGGCGTCCTCCAGTTCGTCCCGGTCGTCGGCCCGAGCGTCGTCATCCTCGCCATCGCCGCGTCCGAGGCCGTCGCCGGCGACGCCGCCGGCGCGGCGGTCGTGACGGTGCTCGGGCTCACGCTCGTTGGTTTTCTCCCCGACGCGGTCATCCGCCCGCGGCTGGCCCGCTATACGACGGGGATGCCGGCCAGCCTCTACTTCGTCGGCTTCACGGGCGGCGTGCTCTCGCTGGGAATCATCGGCTTCATCGCCGGGCCGGTCGTCATCGCCCTGCTGGTCGAGGCGACGAACCTGCTGTCGGCCGACCGGTCGGCGAAACAGCAGCTCGGCTAG
- a CDS encoding class I SAM-dependent methyltransferase: MSVSDEFDDWAASGKDRGMEDRHWHTAKHVLARMPVEAGDTVLDLGSGSGYAGRALKETADAGRAYGIDASPAMAANAREYTDDRDVGFLVGDFEHLPFETDSVDHCFSMEAFYYAGDPHAVLEEVARVLRPGGTFHCAVNYYEENVHSHSWDELVEVPMTRWSGREYREAFREAGLAVAVQDNVPDREIEIPPPGEFPTDDWETREAMVERYREFGTLVTVGVAP, encoded by the coding sequence ATGAGCGTCAGCGACGAGTTCGACGACTGGGCCGCCAGCGGGAAGGACCGCGGGATGGAGGACCGCCACTGGCACACCGCGAAGCACGTCCTCGCGCGCATGCCCGTCGAGGCCGGCGACACCGTGCTGGACCTGGGGTCGGGCAGCGGCTACGCCGGCCGCGCGCTGAAGGAGACCGCCGACGCCGGCCGGGCCTACGGCATCGACGCCTCGCCGGCGATGGCCGCAAACGCCCGCGAGTACACCGACGACCGCGACGTGGGCTTTCTGGTGGGCGACTTCGAACACCTCCCCTTCGAGACCGACAGCGTCGACCACTGCTTCTCGATGGAGGCGTTCTACTACGCGGGCGACCCCCACGCCGTCCTCGAAGAGGTCGCCCGCGTGCTCCGGCCCGGCGGCACCTTTCACTGTGCGGTGAACTACTACGAGGAGAACGTCCACTCCCACTCCTGGGACGAGCTGGTCGAGGTGCCGATGACCCGCTGGAGCGGGCGGGAGTACCGCGAGGCCTTCCGGGAGGCCGGGCTCGCGGTCGCCGTCCAGGACAACGTCCCCGACCGTGAGATAGAGATTCCGCCGCCGGGCGAGTTCCCCACCGACGACTGGGAGACGCGGGAGGCGATGGTCGAGCGCTACCGCGAGTTCGGGACGCTCGTCACCGTCGGCGTCGCACCCTGA
- a CDS encoding DUF2391 family protein codes for MARRRRYRVADTAQQVVGGFLLAGPFVVTEEVWVLASNMTGYHAVLVAAIVFAIGYGALYQADAGRDIETEAEVAGVPIRFVSLMVVAFGSVALLALALTAPNTFLVEGGILTEPTRLAVALTTVKAVSVGAIFSVVGAATADSVF; via the coding sequence ATGGCACGCCGTCGCCGCTACCGCGTCGCCGACACCGCCCAGCAGGTCGTCGGGGGGTTCCTGCTGGCCGGCCCCTTCGTCGTCACCGAGGAGGTCTGGGTGCTCGCATCGAACATGACCGGGTATCACGCCGTGCTGGTGGCGGCTATCGTCTTCGCCATCGGCTACGGCGCGCTGTATCAGGCCGACGCCGGCCGCGACATCGAGACGGAGGCGGAGGTGGCCGGCGTCCCGATACGGTTCGTCTCGCTGATGGTCGTCGCCTTCGGCTCCGTGGCCCTGCTCGCGCTGGCGCTGACCGCGCCGAACACCTTCCTCGTCGAGGGCGGCATCCTCACAGAGCCCACGCGCCTGGCCGTCGCACTGACGACGGTAAAGGCCGTCAGCGTCGGCGCCATCTTCAGCGTCGTCGGCGCGGCGACCGCCGACAGCGTGTTCTGA
- a CDS encoding DUF7090 family protein, whose translation MEYTLAIDNTPETVEGGTGILLVHPSTGATDRLDTDFLSTDTDAMLVISTRTTAREVKQKLEYYEVDEDRATILDTLSVERGYTRRQSDQVRYVSAPDDLDGIVAETEQFLASHDGKLRVSFDSLTELIYYADEQRALEAVDDILELLDEYDAVGMFHLAQGVHDDDTVARFRELFDGVVELDEDGTVTSDF comes from the coding sequence ATGGAATACACGCTGGCCATCGACAACACGCCCGAGACCGTCGAGGGCGGCACCGGCATTCTGCTGGTCCACCCGAGCACCGGTGCGACCGACCGGCTCGACACCGACTTCCTCTCGACGGATACGGACGCGATGCTGGTCATCTCGACGCGGACCACCGCCCGCGAGGTCAAACAGAAACTGGAGTACTACGAGGTCGACGAGGACCGCGCGACCATCCTCGATACGCTCTCCGTCGAGCGCGGGTACACCCGCCGCCAGTCGGACCAGGTCCGGTACGTCTCCGCGCCCGATGACCTCGACGGCATCGTCGCGGAGACCGAGCAGTTCCTCGCGAGCCACGACGGGAAGCTGCGCGTGAGCTTCGACTCGCTGACTGAACTCATCTACTACGCCGACGAACAGCGGGCCCTCGAAGCCGTCGACGACATCCTCGAACTCCTCGACGAGTACGACGCCGTCGGGATGTTCCACCTCGCCCAGGGGGTCCACGACGACGACACCGTCGCGCGGTTCCGTGAGCTGTTCGACGGCGTCGTCGAACTGGACGAGGACGGGACCGTCACCAGCGACTTCTGA
- a CDS encoding DUF7563 family protein translates to MPECQNCENFVTAAYARVFTPNGVEKPRVCPQCEDKIRDGADIREARSTRR, encoded by the coding sequence ATGCCGGAATGCCAGAACTGTGAGAACTTCGTAACTGCCGCATACGCGCGGGTTTTTACGCCCAACGGCGTCGAGAAACCGCGGGTCTGTCCGCAGTGTGAGGACAAGATACGCGACGGGGCCGACATCCGCGAGGCCCGGTCGACACGCAGATAA